In Erigeron canadensis isolate Cc75 chromosome 6, C_canadensis_v1, whole genome shotgun sequence, the following are encoded in one genomic region:
- the LOC122605743 gene encoding NDR1/HIN1-like protein 13: MTDAVHPRTDSDHIPPPPAAVKPPPPSSDHKPLLPQGTYVIQIPKDQIYRIPPPENSKKIQKLANRKPRRSCCCRCFCYTIAAAFIVLLLLAIAAAVVYFVYRPEKLKYSIDNISITGVNLTSSTPLSPRMTVGIRYENPNDKITVFYLNKGSSINVYYGDVNLCNGKLTAFHQKTNNVTVIQSVLKGSEIVLARDVHSRLVKQEKGRNVPLKVNVKAPIKVKVGGFKTWDITVTVKCDVSVDRLSQKSKIISKRCGYRVKLW; encoded by the coding sequence ATGACTGATGCTGTTCATCCACGTACTGATTCCGATCACATTCCACCACCTCCCGCCGCCGTCAAACCACCACCGCCGTCTTCCGACCACAAGCCGCTTCTACCGCAAGGCACCTACGTCATCCAGATTCCTAAAGATCAGATCTACCGCATTCCACCACCGGAAAACAGTAAGAAAATCCAAAAACTGGCTAACAGAAAACCTCGCCGGAGCTGCTGCTGCCGGTGCTTTTGTTACACTATCGCCGCTGCGTTTATCGTTCTTCTCCTTCTCGCCATCGCCGCTGCCGTTGTGTACTTCGTTTACCGGCCGGAAAAGCTAAAGTATTCGATCGATAACATCTCCATCACCGGCGTAAATCTGACGTCATCGACGCCGTTATCGCCGCGAATGACTGTCGGAATTCGATACGAAAATCCTAACGATAAGATAACGGTGTTCTATTTAAATAAAGGAAGTTCCATTAATGTGTATTACGGCGATGTTAATTTATGTAACGGGAAGTTAACGGCGTTTCATCAAAAGACTAATAATGTGACCGTCATTCAATCCGTCTTGAAAGGTTCCGAGATTGTATTGGCGCGTGATGTTCACTCGCGGTTGGTGAAACAAGAAAAGGGAAGGAATGTGCCGTTAAAAGTTAACGTGAAAGCGCCGATTAAAGTTAAAGTTGGTGGTTTTAAGACATGGGACATAACGGTTACTGTTAAGTGTGACGTTTCCGTTGACCGTTTATCACAGAAGTCAAAGATTATTTCTAAAAGATGTGGTTATAGAGTGAAGCTATggtaa